A section of the Harmonia axyridis chromosome 2, icHarAxyr1.1, whole genome shotgun sequence genome encodes:
- the LOC123673538 gene encoding zinc finger protein 711-like isoform X3, translating to MEHSENEENSIPSVKQEAEDIPDQFMDDDEVHERPEEFLEIVYENDLPQPSIRAHKCDICSYSTNRQRDLRRHINCVHLNLKEFKCNLCEYATSQKINLKQHKDCVHSNLKEFKCDRCEYAANQKINLKQHIDSVHLNLKEHRCDICNYAANRQRDLNRHINSVHLNLRDHKCDLCDYATDRQYALKRHIDSVHINLKEHKCDLCEYVTSQKNNLKQHVDSVHLNLRKHKCKMCDFTTNWKKVLKQHIDSLHLNLKEHKCDICTYASNKRRDLKRHIESVHLKLKQYECLSCDYCTNYKHHLKAHINSVHMKIEETT from the coding sequence ATGgagcattcagaaaatgaagaaaatagtaTTCCTTCGGTAAAACAGGAAGCCGAGGATATCCCCGATCAATTCATGGATGATGATGAAGTTCACGAGAGGCCAGAAGAATTCTTAGAAATCGTTTACGAAAACGACTTGCCGCAGCCCTCGATTCGTGCACACAAGTGCGATATATGCAGCTACTCCACAAATCGGCAACGAGACCTTAGAAGACACATCAACTGCGTCCATTTAAATTTGAAGGAATTCAAATGCAATCTATGTGAGTATGCCACAAGTCAAAAAATCAACCTGAAACAACACAAAGACTGTGTTCATTCGAATCTGAAGGAATTCAAATGTGACCGATGCGAATACGCAGCGAACCAAAAAATCAACCTAAAACAACACATCGATTCAGTCCATCTGAATCTGAAAGAGCACAGGTGCGACATCTGCAATTACGCCGCCAATAGACAGCGTGATCTCAACAGACACATAAATTCCGTGCATTTGAATTTGAGGGATCATAAATGTGATTTATGCGATTATGCCACGGATCGACAGTACGCTCTCAAGCGACACATTGATTCCGTTCACATAAATCTGAAAGAGCACAAATGCGACTTGTGCGAGTACGTAACCAGTCAAAAGAATAATTTGAAACAACATgtggattctgttcatttgaatctGAGAAAGCACAAGTGCAAAATGTGCGATTTTACCACGAATTGGAAGAAGGTGTTGAAGCAGCATATAGATTCTCTCCATTTGAATCTGAAGGAACATAAATGTGATATATGTACGTACGCTTCTAATAAACGGCGTGATCTTAAACGACATATAGAGTCTGTTCATTTGAAGTTGAAACAATACGAGTGCTTGTCATGTGATTATTGTACAAATTACAAACATCATCTCAAAGCGCATATAAATTCAGTTCatatgaaaattgaagaaacgaCATAA
- the LOC123673538 gene encoding zinc finger protein 711-like isoform X1 — protein MDVGINNETEKSMEHSENEENSIPSVKQEAEDIPDQFMDDDEVHERPEEFLEIVYENDLPQPSIRAHKCDICSYSTNRQRDLRRHINCVHLNLKEFKCNLCEYATSQKINLKQHKDCVHSNLKEFKCDRCEYAANQKINLKQHIDSVHLNLKEHRCDICNYAANRQRDLNRHINSVHLNLRDHKCDLCDYATDRQYALKRHIDSVHINLKEHKCDLCEYVTSQKNNLKQHVDSVHLNLRKHKCKMCDFTTNWKKVLKQHIDSLHLNLKEHKCDICTYASNKRRDLKRHIESVHLKLKQYECLSCDYCTNYKHHLKAHINSVHMKIEETT, from the exons ATGGATGTTGGGATAAATAATGAAACCGAAAA atCGATGgagcattcagaaaatgaagaaaatagtaTTCCTTCGGTAAAACAGGAAGCCGAGGATATCCCCGATCAATTCATGGATGATGATGAAGTTCACGAGAGGCCAGAAGAATTCTTAGAAATCGTTTACGAAAACGACTTGCCGCAGCCCTCGATTCGTGCACACAAGTGCGATATATGCAGCTACTCCACAAATCGGCAACGAGACCTTAGAAGACACATCAACTGCGTCCATTTAAATTTGAAGGAATTCAAATGCAATCTATGTGAGTATGCCACAAGTCAAAAAATCAACCTGAAACAACACAAAGACTGTGTTCATTCGAATCTGAAGGAATTCAAATGTGACCGATGCGAATACGCAGCGAACCAAAAAATCAACCTAAAACAACACATCGATTCAGTCCATCTGAATCTGAAAGAGCACAGGTGCGACATCTGCAATTACGCCGCCAATAGACAGCGTGATCTCAACAGACACATAAATTCCGTGCATTTGAATTTGAGGGATCATAAATGTGATTTATGCGATTATGCCACGGATCGACAGTACGCTCTCAAGCGACACATTGATTCCGTTCACATAAATCTGAAAGAGCACAAATGCGACTTGTGCGAGTACGTAACCAGTCAAAAGAATAATTTGAAACAACATgtggattctgttcatttgaatctGAGAAAGCACAAGTGCAAAATGTGCGATTTTACCACGAATTGGAAGAAGGTGTTGAAGCAGCATATAGATTCTCTCCATTTGAATCTGAAGGAACATAAATGTGATATATGTACGTACGCTTCTAATAAACGGCGTGATCTTAAACGACATATAGAGTCTGTTCATTTGAAGTTGAAACAATACGAGTGCTTGTCATGTGATTATTGTACAAATTACAAACATCATCTCAAAGCGCATATAAATTCAGTTCatatgaaaattgaagaaacgaCATAA
- the LOC123673538 gene encoding zinc finger protein 711-like isoform X2: protein MKPKSFIYFRSMEHSENEENSIPSVKQEAEDIPDQFMDDDEVHERPEEFLEIVYENDLPQPSIRAHKCDICSYSTNRQRDLRRHINCVHLNLKEFKCNLCEYATSQKINLKQHKDCVHSNLKEFKCDRCEYAANQKINLKQHIDSVHLNLKEHRCDICNYAANRQRDLNRHINSVHLNLRDHKCDLCDYATDRQYALKRHIDSVHINLKEHKCDLCEYVTSQKNNLKQHVDSVHLNLRKHKCKMCDFTTNWKKVLKQHIDSLHLNLKEHKCDICTYASNKRRDLKRHIESVHLKLKQYECLSCDYCTNYKHHLKAHINSVHMKIEETT, encoded by the exons ATGAAACCGAAAA gtttcatttatttcagatCGATGgagcattcagaaaatgaagaaaatagtaTTCCTTCGGTAAAACAGGAAGCCGAGGATATCCCCGATCAATTCATGGATGATGATGAAGTTCACGAGAGGCCAGAAGAATTCTTAGAAATCGTTTACGAAAACGACTTGCCGCAGCCCTCGATTCGTGCACACAAGTGCGATATATGCAGCTACTCCACAAATCGGCAACGAGACCTTAGAAGACACATCAACTGCGTCCATTTAAATTTGAAGGAATTCAAATGCAATCTATGTGAGTATGCCACAAGTCAAAAAATCAACCTGAAACAACACAAAGACTGTGTTCATTCGAATCTGAAGGAATTCAAATGTGACCGATGCGAATACGCAGCGAACCAAAAAATCAACCTAAAACAACACATCGATTCAGTCCATCTGAATCTGAAAGAGCACAGGTGCGACATCTGCAATTACGCCGCCAATAGACAGCGTGATCTCAACAGACACATAAATTCCGTGCATTTGAATTTGAGGGATCATAAATGTGATTTATGCGATTATGCCACGGATCGACAGTACGCTCTCAAGCGACACATTGATTCCGTTCACATAAATCTGAAAGAGCACAAATGCGACTTGTGCGAGTACGTAACCAGTCAAAAGAATAATTTGAAACAACATgtggattctgttcatttgaatctGAGAAAGCACAAGTGCAAAATGTGCGATTTTACCACGAATTGGAAGAAGGTGTTGAAGCAGCATATAGATTCTCTCCATTTGAATCTGAAGGAACATAAATGTGATATATGTACGTACGCTTCTAATAAACGGCGTGATCTTAAACGACATATAGAGTCTGTTCATTTGAAGTTGAAACAATACGAGTGCTTGTCATGTGATTATTGTACAAATTACAAACATCATCTCAAAGCGCATATAAATTCAGTTCatatgaaaattgaagaaacgaCATAA
- the LOC123672611 gene encoding zinc finger protein 64-like, producing MEPIGYPLKESSKVSFADTIRVTKEEEESRNICKVETGDWHVVEEFTDQNQIYNRTNIESFVNTNGSSEQSVLHAFKMEEDEVNHQLNSEYKIDEKIVDTQQKNCQFCDFSSENNCDLNIHINTIHSKEKPHKCNLCDYAANKKSYLKVHINTVHLNLKQHKCDLCNYATNRKSDLESHINFIHLNLYLKQHECTLCDYASNRKYDLQLHINSVHSNSKPHKCNTCDYATNNKSQLKLHVNSVHLNLKQYKCHSCDFRSNQKASLKVHIDSVHLNLRRHVCHLCDFSSHLKSSLKSHIESVHLKLKQHKCDLCEFASNRKSKIYRHIDSVHLKPHNCHICDYATNNESHLKTHIDSVHLNLKRYNCETCDYATNRKSDLESHINSFHLNLKHHCHMCDFKSNWKKSLKKHMDSVHLKSNAHKCDICDYATNKETLLKTHVDSVHSI from the exons ATGGAACCTATAGGATATCCTCTCAAGGAGAGCTCAAAAGTTTCTTTTGCTGATAC TATTCGAGTCACCAAAGAGGAAGAAGAGAGTCGTAATATCTGTAAGGTTGAGACTGGAGATTGGCATGTTGTAGAAGAATTTACTGATCAAAATCAAATCTATAATAGGACCAACATTGAAAGTTTTGTTAATACTAATGGCTCATCTGAACAAAGTGTTCTTCACGCCTTTAAAATGGAAGAAGATGAAGTAAATCATCAATTAAACTCTGAATATAAGATTGATGAGAAAATTGTTGACACCCAGCAAAAAAATTGCCAATTTTGTGATTTCTCATCCGAAAATAACTGTGATctcaatattcatataaatactaTTCATTCAAAAGAAAAGCCACATAAGTGTAAtttatgtgattatgctgcaaaCAAAAAATCTTATCTGAAAGTACATATAAATacagttcatttgaatttgaaacaaCATAAATGTGATTTATGTAATTATGCCACAAATCGTAAATCTGACCTAGAATCGcatataaattttattcatttgaatttgtatTTGAAACAGCATGAATGCACTTTGTGCGATTATGCTTCAAATCGAAAATATGACCTACAATTACATATAAATTCTGTACATTCGAATTCCAAGCCACATAAGTGTAACACATGTGATTATGCTACGAATAATAAATCTCAACTAAAACTACATGtaaattctgttcatttgaatttgaagcaGTACAAGTGTCATTCGTGTGATTTTAGGTCAAATCAGAAAGCTTCTCTAAAAGTACATATAGATTCTGTACATTTGAACTTGAGGCGGCATGTTTGCCACTTATGTGACTTTAGTTCCCATCTAAAATCTTCTCTCAAATCACATATAGAATCTGTGCATTTGAAGTTGAAGCAACACAAGTGtgacttatgtgagtttgcttCAAATCGCAAATCTAAGATATATAGACATATAGATTCGGTTCATTTGAAGCCACATAATTGTCATATATGTGATTATGCCACAAATAACGAATCTCATCTGAAAACacatatagattctgttcatttgaatttaaaaCGATATAATTGTGAAACatgtgattatgctacaaatcGGAAATCAGATCTTGAATCACATATCAATTCTTTTCATTTAAACTTGAAACATCACTGTCATATGTGTGATTTTAAAAGTAATTGGAAAAAATCTCTCAAAAAACATatggattctgttcatttgaagtCAAATGCACATAAGTGTGACAtatgtgattatgctacaaataAGGAAACTCTTCTGAAAACACATGTAGATTCTGTTCATTCAATTTGA
- the LOC123672612 gene encoding zinc finger Y-chromosomal protein 1-like, whose amino-acid sequence MEPTQYSMDERTNISTDKSIQALAEEGGSCQTCKVETEDIDVVEEFIDGSKVYSREVFIAKIESNVNSSNSSKRRKRKGENIKNFQLTSEHKINGEIVDSQQQVCQFCDFSSQNKYKLKVHLNTVHLNSNPYKCHICDFVTNWKNNLKKHVDFVHFNIRQHKCKICDYATNQRSHLKSHVDSVHSNLKEHKCVLCDYATNNKSHLKSHIDFVHLNLKPHRCTMCDYVTNRKGYLKTHVDSVHLKLNPYKCRICDYATTQKTHLKTHVNSIHLNKKQHKCDICDYATNNKSHLKTHVNAVHLNLKPLKCKKCDYVTNQNYFLKVHVDSVHLNLKQHKCHLCDFATNLKGCLKTHIDAVHLNLKRHKCKICDYATNQKCSLKLHVKSIHLNLKRHICDLCDYASNTKSNLKTHVDSVHLNL is encoded by the exons ATGGAACCTACTCAGTATTCTATGGATGAGAGAACAAACATTTCTACTGATAAATC TATTCAAGCTCTTGCAGAGGAAGGAGGAAGTTGTCAAACATGTAAGGTTGAGACTGAAGATATAGATGTtgttgaagaatttattgatgGAAGTAAAGTCTATAGCAGAGAAGTATTCATAGCCAAAATTGAAAGTAATGTTAACTCCAGTAACTCATCTAAACGAAGGAAGAGAAAaggtgaaaatattaaaaattttcaattaacctCCGAACATAAAATTAATGGTGAAATTGTTGATTCACAGCAACAAGTTTGtcaattttgtgatttttcttctcaaaataaaTACAAGCTCAAAGTTCATTTGAATACAGTTCATTTGAATTCCAATCCATATAAGTGTCATATATGTGATTTTGTTACGAATTGGAAAAATAACCTGAAAAAACATGTAgattttgttcatttcaatataaGGCAACATAAGTGCAAAAtatgtgattatgctacaaatcAGAGATCTCATCTGAAGTCGCATGTTGATTCTGTTCATTCGAATTTAAAAGAACATAAGTGTGTattatgtgattatgctacaaataATAAATCTCATCTGAAGTCACATATAGAttttgttcatttgaatttgaagccACACAGGTGCACAATGTGTGATTATGTCACCAATCGGAAAGGTTATCTTAAAACACATgtagattctgttcatttgaaattgaatccaTATAAATGTAGAAtatgtgattatgctacaaCTCAGAAAACTCATCTGAAAACACATGTAAATtctattcatttgaataaaaagcAACATAAGTGTGACAtatgtgattatgctacaaataATAAATCTCATCTAAAAACACATGTAAATGCTGTGCATTTGAACTTGAAGCCACTTAAATGCAAAAAGTGTGATTATGTAACAAATcagaattattttctgaaagtACATGttgattctgttcatttgaatttgaagcaGCATAAGTGTCACCTATGTGATTTTGCTACAAATCTTAAAGGTTGTCTGAAGACACATATAGAtgctgttcatttgaatttgaaacgaCACAAGTGCAAAATATGTGATTATGCTACGAATCAGAAATGTTCCCTCAAATTACATGTAAAAtctattcatttgaatttgaaacggCATATTTGTGATTTATGTGATTATGCCTCAAATACAAAATCTAATCTGAAGACACACGTAGATTCTGTACATTTGAATCTGTAG